ACCTCTGCCGGTAACGTGAAAGATCGCTTTGGTGTTAGTTTGCGCGATAAAGACACGCTTTGGTTTGGCATGATTTTAGAGCGCTATATTCAAGACCATTGGAGCCATGTGATACGCATGGTCGAACGCCGCACAATTTATAATACTAATCCAAGTTTGTATGATGATGCGATGCATGCCTTTGGCCAGCAATTAGCCAATATCAAGCATCAGCCTGAAACTGAGTATTATGTTTTAGCAGCTGGCGGAACCCAAGCTTTTAATAATGCACTCCAATTCAAGGCGATTGCGCGCTTTCGTGAAGCATGCTTTGTGCTCTATAAATCTGAGCATGATCAATGGCCCTATTCGCTTAATATTCGCAAACAATTGCTCCATTCGTTCAATATTTCAACTGCAATTCAATTAATTCAGCAACATAACTTTCTTGGGGCAATTACTTTGCTCGAAGGCTCAGTTGAGCCAGGTATTATCGAATTGCTGCGCTATGCTAAATATCGCGAGGATTTCGATTTTGATTCGGCGCAACAGGTTTTAGCTCAAATTCAATTTGATGTTGATGGCTCATTGCGCGATCTGGTGCGTTCCATTCAACAAAATGCATATCAAATCAATCAAGCCGATGTGCAATTTCTCTTGGTTGAGCTTTACTACAATGCCCAAATTGCCTATACCAACGGACGGTATGCCGATTTTTTGGGGCGCATCTTTCGCTTCCAAGAAACTGTCTTGCGTTATTTGGTTGAAACAACCTTCAATATTTCGACTGATTATAGTAAAGCGCACAAAGCCGAAAATATGGTCAAATTCAATCAGTTGTTGACCGATGATCCGGTACTCCACGAGTATCTTGAGAATGAGCAATTTGCAGGCAATAAACTTGATTACCAACAGTTTTCAGTCCCAGTTTTGATCGCCATGCTCAATTTTGCTAGTGAAAAAGCTGGGCAACGCTACCTCAACAAACAACAAGCAGGCCTGAGCATCGGTATCCTCAAAAATCTCTATAAAATTAACAACCTAACGCAAATGCGCAATCAAAGTATCATTGCCCATGGCTTTGAGGGTGTATCTCAGGCCATGATTATTAAAGGATTAAAAATCAATCAAGATCAAAACCCTTTAGATATATTACGCGATATTTTAGCTAAAATGCAGATCAATCTGCCCGAATCGCCGTTTCAGCAGATTCAAACAACGTTAACTCAAAAATTGTATAGCTTGATTTAGGAGCATCATAATGACCAGATTATTGATTTGTAATATTGGCAATCGTGATATTTTATTGCCAATGGAATTACTGCCAGCCGAATTACACAAAGCCAGTCATCGCGATAAAATTAATTATATTCGTACCAATAAAACTAACATTGGTTCTAGCCTTCAAATTACAATGATCAAGAAAGTTATTGATCATCTTGAGGCTGATTCGATAGATTGGATTCTTTTATTTGGAACTCAACAAGCTAACCCAAACTATCAGCCAACCGATACCTTTGAAGCCGCCGAACTTATGCGTGAATTGTTGATCGAACGCTGGAATTTTCGGCCTGAACGGGTTTTGGTGCATGCTGTGCCAGTTAATCCAACTCGCCAAAACGAGCTTATTCGCTTTTATGAAGCCCAATTAACCCAGTATGATACCCAAATTCAGCCAAGCCAAGTTTTTTTGGAGGTCACTGGCGGCACACCAGCTATGTCGAATGCGCTGCAACTCGCTGGCACTGAAATGTTTCAGGCCCGTGCGATTGCCTTGTATGTTACGCCTGATAGCATGCTGCCAGAACGCTTATCGATTGGGCGACGGATTCTGGGCGGCCCTTTGCGTAAGCTGATTCAGGCCAATCTGGCCACGTTTCAATATCATGCAGCGCTGGAGAGTTGGCATTTGTATCGGCCTTATTTTACCGATTTGCAGAGCGAAAGTAGTGCCAAAATAATTGAGGGGATGTTGGCGCATGCGGCTGCCCGGGTCAATCTCGATGTGCCCCGGGCAATTTTGGCAATTCGCGATTTGGTTGGTTTGGCCGATGGGTTGTATGATGTGATGATTCACGAATTGTACAATGCGCTGACCCCGCTATCGCATGAAAATGCCTTGGCCGAGGTTTTAGCGCTAGCCGAAATTCGCTTGCAAAGCAATAATTATGCCGATTTTCTGACCCAGTTGGTGCGTTATGTCGAAAATAGTTTACGCTTGGTTTGCCTAAACTTGAATGTGCCATTTATTAATTGGCAGGGCAAAGCAGACCCGCATGGAGCCAAGGTTGATGCTGGCTGGCTGCGTCAACAGCGTATCGAGAAAATTAATGTAGGTCAGTCAGGCTTGCAACGCTTGCTAAGTATGTATGCACCAAATGATTCGCAAGTTCAATTAGTGTTGAAATTTGCTAAGGCTTGTCAGCCATTAATTGAATTGCGCAATGAAGTTACTCATAGTTTGGGTGGCGTTTCGCAAACCCAAATTGAGCAAGCATTTGGCGATTCAGCGAGTGGAATATTGAGCTACATTCAACATAATTATCAACAATTAACCCAACGATCGCTCAACCACAACCCATATCACGCGATTAACCAATGGATTAATCAATTATTGCAATAATAGTTAGGATGAGGGATTTTCAGATGCCAATGGCGTTAATGCTCCAAATTCGACCGCTTAGCAATGCAACGGTTCAGCCCAGTTTGGCTCGGGCAGCGCATGCAGCAATCCTGAATCTGATTCGTGAGGCTAATCCTGATTTAGCCCAACAGGTACACGATGAAGTTGGTGCGAAGCCGCTGACTGTTTCGAATGTGCTGGGCATGCATGCACAAGGCAACCAAGCTACGGTGCAAACCAGTGAAGATTATGGCTTGCGCGTAAGCTTGTTGACCCCAGCTTTAGAGCAGATCGCTCAAGCTTGGCAAGCGGAGCAAATGGAAGCACTAAATCTTGATGGCAGCTCATGGCGAGTTGAGGCTATTTTGCGTCAAGAGCACGAGCACCCTTGGGTTGGGCAGCGCAGTTATAGTGAATTGCTAGCCCCCAGCATGGCCCAAGATTCGATTGCCCATCGCTGGACATTCCAATTTCACTCGCCAGTGACCTTTCGTCAACGTGGCTTAAATCAGCCGATGCCAACCCCCGATTTGGTGTTTGGCAGTTTGCTGGATAAATGGAATGCGGTTGCGCCGCTAACCTTCCCCGACGAAGTGAAGCGCTTTGCCAGCGAATGCATGGCGACCAGCTATTTTGAATTACGCTCACAGCGCGAGCCAACCAAAAACCAAGCCATCCAAATTGGCGCGGTTGGTCATTGCACCTATACCGCA
This sequence is a window from Herpetosiphon gulosus. Protein-coding genes within it:
- the cas6 gene encoding CRISPR-associated endoribonuclease Cas6 — protein: MPMALMLQIRPLSNATVQPSLARAAHAAILNLIREANPDLAQQVHDEVGAKPLTVSNVLGMHAQGNQATVQTSEDYGLRVSLLTPALEQIAQAWQAEQMEALNLDGSSWRVEAILRQEHEHPWVGQRSYSELLAPSMAQDSIAHRWTFQFHSPVTFRQRGLNQPMPTPDLVFGSLLDKWNAVAPLTFPDEVKRFASECMATSYFELRSQREPTKNQAIQIGAVGHCTYTATSRDRYWCSCIDTLARFAFWSGVGAGTTRGLGRVRLVER